AACCCGCTTCGCGAACGCGAGCACGTTGGCGAAGGGCATGACACGGATGGCTCTCGATTGTTAATCGAACGAATTGATGCAGGCTCGGTTGAGTCGCCGTTGTGCATCACCATTTGGGGCGGGCAAACGGACTTGGCCCAGGCTTTGTACCGAGTCAAATCAGAGCGTGGGGCGGATGGATTGGCAAAGTTCGTCCGAAAGTTTCGCGTTTATGACATCGCCGACCAAGATGGAATTGCAGATTGGATGCGCAGCGAGTTTCCTGGGATGCATTACGTCCTTTCCACTGCAACGCCCAAGGCCGACAAACGCATCGCGAATTTTCGTGGGATGTATCTGACGGGCGATGTCAGTCTGACCAGTCGCGATTGGATCGAAACGAATGTGCGTCAAATGGGACCGCTGGGAAGTCTCTACCCGACAAAAACGTGGACTGCACCGAACCCACATGGCTGCATGAAAGAAGGCGACACGCCTTCATGGTTTTTCTTCCTTCCCCGTGGAGGCAACGACTCCGATGATCCGACTCGGCCGGGTTGGGGCGGCGAGTTTGCGAAACAAAAGGACGGTTGGTACCTCGATCGACCCGCAACTCCGTCCTATGAACCCCGAACCTCCGTCAGTCGGTGGCGACCTGACTTTCAAGCGGACTTTGCCGAGCGAATGCGATGGTGTTTGCCGGTCAGCGACTAGATTCGATAGGCTTCGGAAAGCTTCTGGAATGATGCGAGTTGCTCCTCGGTCCATGTTTGATCGCGGTTCAATTCGTTCGCCATCATCTTTGCGACCGTCTCAGAGATTTGTAGTGCGGCGTCCGAGTTCAGGAACAAACATCGAGTTCGGCGTGCCAGGACGTCTTCGACCGTTCGGGCCATTTCATAGCGAATCGCCCAGATCACTTCACCGCCAGTGATCGAAAGGTCCGGATGCATGGGTGCAGCCCAATCCGGCTTTTCTCGTTCGAGTCTTTCGATCTCCGGGAGGTCCGATCCATAGTGACCACGTCCCGCGCCTGCGACCGTGTTGGTGGAACCCGAGTTGGGATCGTAGCCATGCAAATGCAGTGATTCCGTTTGGCACGCATTGGCGGTCAAAGGATTGGCAGCGTTCTTCGTCGATGCAATCGTTCGGTCGACGCAATCTTCGGCCATCTTTCGGACTGTCGTCCATTTACCGCCAGTGATTGTGATCAACTTCGAATCGGAAATTCGGATGGTGTGATCGCGTGACAACGATGCCGTCCGCGATGATTTGTCACCTTTGACCAACGGGCGAATTCCAGTGAACACGCTGAGGACATCCTCACGCGATGGTGCCTCCACCAAATATTCCTTCGCGGTTTCAAGAAGAAATTCAATCTCTCCGGCTTGTGGTTTGGGCTCCAACGAAACGGAATCGATCGCGGTATCGGTCGTTCCGACGACGGCATGGTTGTGCCATGGGATGATGAACAGGACCCGTCCATCGGATGTCTTCGGGACGATCATGGCGATGTCACCGGGGAAGAAGCGTCGAGGCAGAACGATGTGCACGCCTTGACTGGCCGCCAGCATTCTTTCTGCCGCCGGTTCATCCATCGCTCGAACCG
This genomic window from Rhodopirellula bahusiensis contains:
- a CDS encoding DUF1593 domain-containing protein — its product is MRLDPTEDRQHPFVAVYTLKASKELTRVCKEIDVPIPKRLLATPLILTCVASLFASTVSAERPRLAVLTDIGGDPDDTQSLIRLLVYSNEFEIEALIASASGTRGELEESITRPDLIHQLIDAYETVRPNLQKHGDGWPTAKTLRSVVVSGNPLREREHVGEGHDTDGSRLLIERIDAGSVESPLCITIWGGQTDLAQALYRVKSERGADGLAKFVRKFRVYDIADQDGIADWMRSEFPGMHYVLSTATPKADKRIANFRGMYLTGDVSLTSRDWIETNVRQMGPLGSLYPTKTWTAPNPHGCMKEGDTPSWFFFLPRGGNDSDDPTRPGWGGEFAKQKDGWYLDRPATPSYEPRTSVSRWRPDFQADFAERMRWCLPVSD
- a CDS encoding glycerol-3-phosphate dehydrogenase/oxidase translates to MQRQQSLTKLKERSEPWDMVIIGGGATGVGIAMDAASRGMDVLLLEQADFGKGTSSRSTKLVHGGVRYLQQGNITLVRDALKERTLLRNNAPQLVHDMPFLIPCKSRWERMYYAIGLKVYDWLATGNRFGQSHAVNQKESLERVPTIKPQKANGGVIYHDGQFDDTRLLISMARTADEQGACLLNYFAVTDLTKDETGEINGVVAEDRETGETHSIAARRVINAAGPFCDAVRAMDEPAAERMLAASQGVHIVLPRRFFPGDIAMIVPKTSDGRVLFIIPWHNHAVVGTTDTAIDSVSLEPKPQAGEIEFLLETAKEYLVEAPSREDVLSVFTGIRPLVKGDKSSRTASLSRDHTIRISDSKLITITGGKWTTVRKMAEDCVDRTIASTKNAANPLTANACQTESLHLHGYDPNSGSTNTVAGAGRGHYGSDLPEIERLEREKPDWAAPMHPDLSITGGEVIWAIRYEMARTVEDVLARRTRCLFLNSDAALQISETVAKMMANELNRDQTWTEEQLASFQKLSEAYRI